Proteins encoded within one genomic window of Armatimonadia bacterium:
- a CDS encoding TadE/TadG family type IV pilus assembly protein, translating into MPRAGRWARKRRFGSRRGIVLAIAVMAMLVLLGVCGLCIDVGQAVYGLQQCQNAADAGALAGSQELPYSTPATAMARSIATANVPSSQSSLFSVNATYYAKSATVPNYGIAPYGGAVVVTAAKNVRYVFLRALGFGGVTVHRSSVATKIITGTCISPMWISNATVVQNGVQINMLMSDGPHCAGIPGSFGFLTPNGGVDFDLCLKGLITPEQAELQRLRENDYVWAYTGLGVGHFRGDLIGDVDSRLKRAQNTAPWSGDTFASFHGDNPRIMIVPFVDYIDGTGSGARFAVQRFGAFWLEDVITNGSDRYIQGRFIDFTTPGGTGYGIKTTHLVQ; encoded by the coding sequence ATGCCTAGGGCGGGAAGATGGGCGAGGAAGAGGCGCTTCGGCAGTCGCAGAGGCATCGTCCTGGCGATTGCAGTGATGGCGATGCTTGTGCTGCTCGGCGTCTGCGGGCTCTGCATCGATGTCGGGCAGGCAGTCTACGGGCTGCAGCAGTGTCAGAATGCGGCCGACGCGGGGGCCCTGGCAGGATCACAGGAGCTGCCCTACTCCACTCCCGCGACCGCCATGGCAAGAAGCATCGCCACGGCGAATGTGCCCAGCAGCCAGAGTTCGTTGTTCAGCGTCAACGCGACCTACTACGCCAAGAGCGCCACAGTCCCCAACTACGGGATCGCGCCCTACGGCGGAGCAGTCGTTGTCACTGCCGCCAAGAACGTGCGCTACGTGTTCCTCCGGGCCCTGGGGTTCGGGGGCGTCACTGTGCACCGCTCCTCCGTGGCGACGAAGATCATCACCGGCACCTGCATCTCGCCGATGTGGATCTCCAACGCGACGGTTGTGCAAAACGGCGTGCAGATCAACATGCTGATGTCGGACGGGCCACACTGTGCCGGCATCCCCGGCAGCTTCGGCTTCCTGACCCCGAACGGCGGTGTGGATTTCGACCTGTGCCTCAAGGGTCTGATCACGCCCGAGCAGGCCGAGCTGCAGCGGCTCAGGGAGAACGACTACGTGTGGGCGTACACCGGTCTGGGTGTAGGGCACTTCCGCGGTGACCTCATAGGCGATGTCGATTCCCGACTCAAGCGTGCACAGAACACTGCGCCGTGGAGCGGCGACACTTTCGCGAGCTTCCACGGCGACAACCCACGCATCATGATCGTCCCCTTCGTGGACTACATCGACGGCACAGGCAGCGGCGCCCGTTTTGCGGTCCAGCGCTTTGGCGCTTTCTGGCTGGAGGACGTCATCACCAACGGTTCTGACAGGTATATTCAGGGGCGGTTCATCGACTTCACCACCCCGGGTGGCACCGGGTACGGGATCAAGACCACTCACCTGGTTCAGTAG
- a CDS encoding S1/P1 nuclease, whose translation MRLRPAVGLLLLLQVLAVPGFAWDSQGHRMVARLAVSLLPDSGLKTYLSSSGPREACIDGAPAPDTWKRNDPSEGPRHYVNMEYYQTASGGWYLPVSPDPARAEEGVLPWALTQRCGELTYRLRTRSSDVATWCGVLSHYAGDTSMPLHTTINYDGRVRPGTAADKVHHGIHRDYESGFLAYLTAQGLEHDVLALAQNKVASGEASLGDLRSVSGEARQEVLQSFYRITLLYSVFDQTPACDAPRRYELWSPRLRPEVTRELAQAAIFTARLWLTAWHQSGSALPPH comes from the coding sequence ATGAGGTTGCGTCCTGCAGTCGGCTTGCTTCTGCTGCTCCAGGTTCTGGCGGTCCCCGGGTTCGCCTGGGATTCACAAGGGCACCGCATGGTGGCCCGCCTTGCAGTATCTCTGCTCCCCGACAGCGGGCTGAAGACCTACCTCAGCTCCAGCGGGCCCCGGGAAGCCTGCATCGACGGCGCTCCGGCCCCGGACACCTGGAAGAGGAACGACCCCTCCGAGGGACCCCGCCACTACGTGAACATGGAGTACTACCAGACCGCCTCCGGTGGCTGGTATCTGCCCGTGAGTCCCGATCCGGCTCGTGCGGAGGAGGGAGTGCTGCCCTGGGCGCTCACTCAACGGTGCGGCGAACTGACCTACCGCCTGCGCACGCGCAGCAGTGATGTCGCCACCTGGTGTGGGGTCCTGTCGCACTACGCCGGCGACACTAGCATGCCCCTTCATACTACGATCAACTACGATGGTCGGGTGCGCCCCGGGACTGCCGCCGACAAGGTTCATCACGGCATCCATCGCGACTACGAGAGCGGGTTCCTGGCCTACCTGACGGCGCAGGGACTCGAGCACGACGTGCTGGCCCTGGCTCAGAACAAGGTCGCCTCCGGAGAAGCCTCTCTGGGTGACCTGCGCAGCGTCTCCGGCGAAGCCCGGCAGGAAGTCCTGCAGTCCTTCTACCGCATCACCCTCCTCTACAGTGTCTTCGACCAGACCCCGGCGTGTGATGCGCCCCGGCGGTATGAGCTATGGTCGCCGCGGTTGCGTCCCGAGGTCACGCGCGAGCTGGCCCAGGCTGCGATCTTCACGGCGCGTCTGTGGCTCACTGCCTGGCACCAGTCCGGCTCGGCTCTGCCCCCTCACTAA
- a CDS encoding NAD(P)-dependent alcohol dehydrogenase: MSETMKAAVLHGVNDLRVEEVPRPELAGPDYCLVKIGACGICGSDVHFFRHMRIGEFVVDRPISLGHEAAGVVVEVGPAVANLKPGDRVAIEPGVPCRKCEFCRTGRYNLCAEVVFLACPPYDGAFAEYLAWPADYLFKLPDNVSLEEGAMVEPFSVGLHAARRAGVRGGDWVLVTGSGPIGLCALQAARANGATRVIVTDMVASRLEQAAKLGASDTVNQSTDNLREAVAEITGGRGVDIVLECSGTVPAVHDAVEVVKRGGTVQLVGNIMATKPEIPIQRMVERELTVSGLFRYINCYPPSIEMISTGAVDVKSLITHHFPLAEAPQAMAWVDENKDKVIKGVIEP, encoded by the coding sequence ATGAGCGAAACGATGAAGGCGGCCGTGCTGCACGGAGTCAATGACCTGCGGGTGGAGGAGGTGCCACGGCCCGAGTTGGCCGGTCCCGACTACTGTCTGGTCAAGATCGGCGCCTGCGGCATCTGCGGCTCCGACGTGCACTTCTTCCGGCACATGCGCATTGGCGAGTTCGTCGTGGACAGGCCGATTAGCCTGGGTCATGAGGCTGCGGGCGTTGTGGTCGAGGTCGGGCCGGCGGTGGCGAATCTGAAGCCCGGCGACCGCGTTGCCATCGAGCCCGGAGTGCCCTGCCGCAAGTGCGAGTTCTGCCGCACAGGCCGCTACAACCTGTGCGCCGAGGTTGTCTTTCTGGCCTGTCCGCCCTATGATGGAGCTTTCGCGGAGTACCTCGCCTGGCCCGCTGACTACCTCTTCAAGCTCCCGGACAACGTGTCGCTGGAGGAGGGCGCCATGGTTGAGCCCTTCTCCGTCGGTCTCCATGCAGCGCGCCGGGCAGGCGTTCGTGGTGGCGACTGGGTACTGGTGACCGGCTCCGGTCCCATCGGTCTGTGCGCCCTGCAGGCGGCCAGGGCCAACGGCGCTACACGCGTCATCGTCACGGATATGGTTGCCTCGCGTCTGGAGCAGGCAGCCAAGCTCGGCGCCAGCGACACCGTGAATCAGAGCACCGACAACCTGCGCGAGGCCGTCGCCGAGATCACCGGCGGCCGCGGCGTAGATATCGTCCTGGAGTGCTCGGGAACCGTCCCGGCCGTGCATGATGCCGTGGAAGTGGTCAAGCGCGGAGGCACGGTGCAACTGGTGGGCAACATCATGGCCACCAAGCCGGAGATTCCGATTCAGCGCATGGTTGAGCGCGAGCTGACCGTCTCCGGGCTGTTCCGCTACATCAATTGCTATCCACCCTCCATCGAGATGATCTCCACCGGCGCCGTGGACGTGAAGTCGCTCATCACGCACCACTTCCCGCTTGCGGAGGCGCCGCAGGCCATGGCCTGGGTGGATGAGAACAAGGACAAGGTCATCAAGGGCGTCATCGAGCCTTAG
- a CDS encoding DUF4446 family protein, which produces MQPIVWIALGVAFVALVLAVWSLLAARAAYRRLAEVTPDIRGLAQRVRGKSSEEVLAGIFTQLNTTGQQMDQLRVQMAELERVMSRALRRVGLVRYDSNDEIRGNLSFALCMLDGRDNGLMLTSNYSLDGCRVFVRGILAGKAQHDLMPEEAEALAQALSER; this is translated from the coding sequence ATGCAGCCAATTGTCTGGATCGCTCTTGGCGTTGCTTTCGTGGCTCTCGTTCTGGCCGTCTGGTCGCTCCTGGCAGCCCGTGCAGCCTACCGGCGACTGGCGGAGGTTACGCCGGACATCCGGGGCCTTGCCCAGCGGGTTCGCGGGAAGAGCAGCGAGGAAGTCCTTGCCGGCATCTTCACACAACTGAACACCACCGGGCAGCAGATGGACCAGTTGAGGGTGCAGATGGCCGAACTGGAGCGGGTGATGTCGCGAGCCCTGCGCCGGGTCGGCCTGGTGCGGTACGACTCCAACGACGAGATTCGCGGCAATCTGAGCTTCGCCCTGTGCATGCTCGACGGCCGCGACAACGGGCTGATGCTGACCTCAAACTACTCCCTGGACGGGTGTCGCGTGTTCGTCCGCGGCATCCTCGCGGGGAAGGCCCAGCATGACCTGATGCCCGAGGAAGCTGAGGCCCTCGCCCAGGCCCTCAGTGAGAGATAG
- a CDS encoding DUF6569 family protein, which yields MGSHTGCDRLRIAIVVLAGLLLVVGAQAATTQSESGIRIAQGRNFNDPPGVVPPRGDDAIDRLLDAVQIDRPVSYHGLTLFPVSLRRDYADFLPKTFDRAVRDRDLIVEEVGGGEVNSVRVRNDGSRAVFLMAGEIMIGSKQDRTLKQDALIGPRSGWVTVPVYCVEAGRWTVVSPTFGTKDMLAAPSLRAQAYAGAEQSSIWSEVDRVAGEQGVRQSSGRAFQEIYEDREVKGRVDDYLSHLRPSGERVVGLVAFSGQEPIAADLFGHEDVYGALRDKLIKSYVLQIHPELGAGREDTPQMRDAARFLARAWSEQCSRISVSTPGVGESLRLRNQRTSTGGGALVYHEGAVHVSLFPTMSIEPIPLPGPGPLPIPRPE from the coding sequence ATGGGATCTCACACCGGGTGTGACAGGCTGAGAATCGCGATTGTGGTCCTCGCGGGACTGCTCTTGGTTGTCGGGGCGCAGGCGGCGACGACCCAGTCGGAGTCAGGAATCCGGATCGCCCAGGGACGCAACTTCAACGACCCACCGGGGGTGGTGCCGCCGCGGGGCGATGATGCGATCGACCGGCTGCTGGACGCGGTCCAGATCGACAGGCCGGTGAGCTACCACGGACTCACGCTCTTCCCCGTATCCTTGCGGCGCGACTACGCGGACTTCCTGCCGAAGACCTTCGACCGGGCTGTCCGTGACCGTGACCTGATCGTTGAGGAGGTCGGCGGCGGTGAGGTCAACTCGGTCCGCGTGCGCAACGACGGCTCTCGCGCGGTGTTCCTCATGGCCGGCGAGATCATGATCGGCAGCAAGCAGGACCGCACGCTGAAGCAAGATGCGCTGATCGGACCCCGCAGCGGCTGGGTGACGGTGCCGGTGTACTGCGTGGAGGCCGGACGCTGGACCGTCGTGAGCCCGACCTTCGGCACCAAGGACATGCTCGCCGCTCCCTCCTTGCGTGCCCAGGCCTATGCGGGCGCCGAGCAGAGCAGCATCTGGAGCGAGGTCGACCGCGTGGCCGGTGAACAGGGCGTTCGACAGTCCTCAGGCAGGGCCTTCCAGGAGATCTATGAGGACCGGGAGGTCAAGGGCCGCGTCGACGACTACCTGTCCCACCTGCGGCCCTCCGGCGAGCGCGTCGTGGGTCTGGTGGCCTTCTCGGGGCAGGAGCCCATCGCGGCCGACCTGTTTGGCCATGAGGACGTCTACGGCGCTCTGCGCGACAAGCTGATCAAGTCCTACGTGCTCCAGATCCATCCTGAGCTCGGCGCGGGACGCGAGGACACCCCGCAGATGCGCGACGCAGCCCGATTCCTGGCCCGAGCGTGGTCCGAGCAGTGCAGTCGTATCTCGGTGTCCACCCCTGGAGTCGGCGAGAGTCTGCGGCTACGCAACCAGCGCACGAGCACCGGCGGCGGAGCCCTGGTCTACCACGAGGGCGCGGTGCACGTGAGCCTGTTCCCGACGATGTCCATCGAACCGATCCCCCTGCCGGGACCGGGGCCGCTGCCGATTCCGCGCCCCGAGTAG
- the xerD gene encoding site-specific tyrosine recombinase XerD, with protein sequence MTTRNPHAEGESSLNQPPEGAAADRWSLIRDFRGQLDALLEYLIVDRGLSERTLEAYTHDLYDYARFLHGKGCDDFLGATRQQVIEYLDLLTARLGLKRSSVARKLGSLRRIHQFLVLEGLTDRDPTADADVWSPLAGFEEQWWQLSDYVTVERGLSQRTLQAYDNDLYDYARFLHAKGCDDFLGATRESVVEYLVLLRSRRGLKRSTVARKLTSLRCIHQHLVREGLTERDPTANIETPQPAPRLPKVLTVDQCIALLQAPDRETPEGLRDAAMLTLMYATGLRVSELVSLRMHNIDFERRTVRVRGKGDKDRVVPIADPALELVQLYVEQARGVSLKDPGEEGLFLTRLGKPMTRVRFHQLLKGYLPQAGAPRDTSPHTLRHSFATHLMEGGADLRVIQELLGHASLATTEIYTHVSTERLRQVYDDKHPRARRPTSRSR encoded by the coding sequence GTGACCACCCGGAACCCCCACGCTGAGGGAGAGAGCTCGCTGAACCAGCCCCCGGAGGGTGCTGCCGCCGATCGCTGGTCGCTGATCCGCGACTTCCGCGGCCAGTTGGACGCGTTGCTCGAGTACCTCATCGTCGACCGTGGCCTTTCGGAGCGCACGCTCGAGGCCTACACCCACGACCTGTACGACTACGCCCGCTTTCTTCACGGCAAGGGCTGCGACGACTTCCTCGGCGCCACCCGCCAGCAGGTGATCGAGTACCTGGATCTCTTGACCGCCCGCCTGGGGCTCAAGCGCAGCAGTGTGGCCCGCAAGCTGGGCAGCCTGCGTCGCATCCACCAGTTCCTAGTGCTGGAGGGACTCACCGACCGGGACCCGACCGCAGACGCAGACGTCTGGTCGCCGCTCGCCGGTTTCGAGGAGCAGTGGTGGCAGCTGTCGGACTACGTCACCGTGGAGCGCGGGCTCTCCCAGCGCACGCTACAGGCCTATGACAACGACCTGTATGACTACGCCCGCTTCCTTCACGCAAAAGGATGCGACGATTTTCTCGGCGCCACCCGCGAGTCTGTGGTCGAGTACTTGGTCCTGCTTAGGAGCCGCAGAGGCCTGAAGCGCAGCACCGTGGCCCGCAAACTGACAAGCCTGCGTTGCATCCACCAGCACCTCGTGCGCGAGGGGCTCACCGAACGAGACCCGACGGCGAACATCGAGACGCCTCAGCCCGCGCCACGCCTTCCGAAGGTCCTCACTGTCGATCAGTGCATCGCGCTCCTGCAGGCTCCCGATCGCGAGACTCCCGAGGGCCTGCGGGATGCGGCCATGCTCACCCTCATGTATGCCACCGGACTGCGCGTGTCGGAGCTCGTGTCGCTGCGGATGCACAACATCGACTTCGAGCGCCGAACCGTGCGCGTGCGAGGCAAGGGTGACAAGGACCGCGTGGTGCCGATTGCCGACCCGGCGCTGGAGTTGGTGCAGCTCTACGTGGAGCAGGCTCGCGGAGTGTCTCTCAAGGACCCCGGCGAGGAGGGGCTGTTTTTGACGCGCCTGGGCAAGCCCATGACCCGGGTACGGTTCCACCAGTTGCTCAAGGGCTACCTGCCCCAGGCAGGCGCTCCCCGGGACACCTCGCCTCACACTCTGCGCCATTCCTTCGCGACGCACCTCATGGAGGGCGGCGCGGATTTGCGGGTGATCCAGGAACTGCTGGGGCACGCCAGCCTGGCCACGACCGAGATCTACACCCACGTATCCACCGAGCGTCTGCGTCAGGTGTACGATGACAAACATCCCCGCGCCAGACGCCCCACTTCGCGAAGCCGATAG
- the yajC gene encoding preprotein translocase subunit YajC, with amino-acid sequence MPQGNLQELIPIVVFGILMLVMFWWAVIRPTSLRQKKHQNLVDTLKVGDRVVTVGGMFGKIVNLGEKSLGVEIAKGVTVTFDRRAIRRKQEQEDF; translated from the coding sequence ATGCCACAGGGCAACTTGCAGGAACTCATTCCCATCGTCGTTTTCGGAATTCTGATGCTGGTGATGTTTTGGTGGGCCGTGATTCGGCCGACCAGCCTTCGGCAGAAGAAGCACCAGAATCTCGTCGACACCCTCAAGGTGGGTGACCGCGTGGTCACCGTCGGCGGGATGTTCGGCAAGATCGTGAATCTGGGCGAGAAGTCGCTCGGCGTGGAGATCGCCAAGGGTGTCACCGTGACCTTCGACCGGCGCGCGATTCGCCGCAAGCAGGAGCAGGAGGACTTCTAG
- a CDS encoding glycoside hydrolase domain-containing protein, with protein MSSSRLVLLLLALSLGLCCAQANLVRNPSFEQGDRTPSDWVLSAPPGAWETSGNTGARCVSVGSTAADSVRSWSQSGIAVQPFTPYRFSFYVKSALDATGGCVVSGPDFCNNDLQATPNWQQQSHVFITRPDQKEASIRLGHWSQQGNLYFDDVSIRPVVPVHKVFGAVTLGAGEKLLNGVYEFSAPLSDDGKNYSRLLQDFNAGFNSSRWVFGPGNFVVYRHEVGGVAQTEATVKPRIGWYSAGTCVVEAGVDGKQWTQIGKLEGIGGGEFRVPASMLPAKAIYVRLRSPGQTEARADSAPGSFQIHGYEYSARLAQALPDAVGATSYLDVESTSPMLAVTAEDMGSLLPGGSEARFRLRNVSPLSTEATVELTVEPKAPETGRARTFSTKAALPGSAERVASVRYEVGGAGDYRLRLRVAANGATLFQGSTEFSVPSLYATDYGYPLKSDRDCALWWCEGTYKVSRERPAVTGGNTGREALKVSAARNEFEPVQLVLSPSRDLRGLTATSSDLTGPGGAKLSAENVSLCYVWYHYVKRATDRAGCLGWWPDALPPLDEPLDLKAGQNQPLWLTYHVPEGTPAGDYQGEITLQAQGWSSRVPVQLHVWNFTLPKDSHVASGFGLDPGNIWRYNNINNEEDRNRVWDLYMQNFRDHRISPYTFWRNSIKTEFTGLNWSGGEVVSEDPAEGKSCLKVADESTTANVAAEVARNITIDPNARYTLSFAAKTAAPGQTFQVTLTSNDAAGNWISGHNVDLRFTNPGRWERYSVTIRPADRSPLARSLRPTFRATQWTEDGKLTGTTWFDDVKFVQEGSTTNLITDGGFENALGAMHPSFDFTAWDKEARKYLDDYHFSAFRLPLQGMGGGTFYSRSAGAIGPYAQGTPEYRRIFKEYCMGLQDHLEQNGWLDKAYLYWFDEPDPKDYDFVRDGMNEIKLAGPKLKRMLTEEPVEPLFGSVDLWCPVLPNHHPEICAERQKQGETIWWYVCTGPKAPWPTLFIDHNAVNLRVWLWMTWKWNVQGILVWESNYWTSPSAFPTTPQNPWEDPMGYTSGYGQEAGTVGYWGNGDGRFLYPANKRAAADKTTYVSGPVNSIRWEMLREGLEDFEYFSMLQQLSAARGDAAAKALLEVPEAIVKTQTDFAKDPRIMYEHRQKLAEAIERLQAGR; from the coding sequence ATGTCGTCTAGCCGTCTCGTGTTGCTGCTCCTCGCACTCTCGCTGGGGCTTTGCTGCGCCCAGGCGAACCTCGTGCGTAACCCGTCCTTTGAGCAGGGCGACCGCACGCCCTCCGACTGGGTTCTCAGTGCACCACCCGGTGCTTGGGAGACCTCGGGGAACACCGGAGCCCGCTGCGTCAGTGTCGGCTCCACTGCCGCGGACTCCGTCCGGAGCTGGAGTCAGTCCGGTATTGCAGTTCAGCCCTTCACGCCCTACCGTTTTTCGTTCTATGTCAAGTCCGCACTGGACGCCACCGGAGGCTGCGTAGTCTCCGGTCCCGACTTCTGCAACAATGACCTGCAGGCGACTCCCAACTGGCAGCAGCAGTCCCACGTGTTCATCACGCGGCCCGACCAGAAGGAAGCCTCCATCCGCCTCGGGCACTGGAGCCAGCAGGGGAACCTCTACTTCGACGATGTGAGCATCCGGCCCGTGGTGCCGGTGCATAAGGTCTTCGGCGCCGTGACCCTCGGTGCCGGGGAGAAGCTCCTCAACGGGGTCTACGAGTTCTCCGCCCCCCTGAGCGACGACGGAAAGAACTACTCACGACTGCTGCAGGATTTCAACGCGGGCTTCAACTCCTCGCGCTGGGTCTTCGGGCCGGGGAACTTCGTCGTCTACCGGCATGAGGTCGGCGGCGTCGCGCAGACCGAGGCGACCGTCAAGCCCCGCATCGGCTGGTACTCTGCCGGAACCTGCGTGGTGGAGGCCGGTGTGGACGGGAAGCAATGGACGCAGATCGGCAAGCTCGAGGGTATCGGTGGCGGCGAGTTTAGGGTACCCGCTTCGATGCTCCCGGCGAAGGCCATCTACGTCCGTCTCCGCAGCCCCGGCCAGACCGAGGCCCGAGCCGACTCAGCGCCCGGCTCCTTCCAGATTCACGGTTACGAGTACTCGGCTCGCCTGGCTCAGGCTCTGCCCGACGCCGTCGGTGCCACGAGCTACCTGGATGTCGAGTCGACGAGCCCGATGCTTGCGGTGACGGCCGAGGACATGGGCAGCCTCCTTCCCGGCGGCTCCGAGGCCCGGTTCCGACTGCGCAACGTGAGCCCGCTCTCGACTGAGGCGACCGTCGAATTGACCGTTGAGCCCAAGGCCCCGGAGACCGGCCGGGCTCGCACCTTCTCCACCAAAGCCGCTCTCCCGGGATCCGCAGAGCGTGTCGCCTCGGTCCGGTACGAGGTCGGCGGCGCCGGCGACTATCGCCTGCGACTGCGTGTGGCCGCGAACGGGGCGACGCTCTTCCAGGGCAGCACCGAGTTCTCGGTGCCCAGTCTGTATGCGACCGACTACGGCTACCCACTGAAGTCCGATCGCGACTGCGCGCTCTGGTGGTGTGAGGGGACGTACAAGGTCAGCCGTGAGCGTCCAGCCGTCACAGGCGGCAACACGGGACGCGAGGCACTGAAGGTCTCGGCGGCACGCAATGAGTTCGAGCCGGTGCAGCTTGTGCTCTCGCCGAGCCGCGACCTCAGGGGGCTGACCGCCACGAGCTCCGACCTGACTGGCCCCGGTGGAGCCAAGCTCTCGGCCGAGAACGTTAGCCTCTGCTACGTGTGGTACCACTACGTCAAGCGTGCCACGGACCGCGCCGGCTGCCTTGGCTGGTGGCCTGATGCCTTGCCTCCGCTGGACGAGCCGCTCGACCTCAAGGCCGGGCAGAACCAGCCGCTGTGGCTAACCTACCACGTGCCCGAGGGAACCCCAGCGGGCGACTATCAGGGCGAGATCACGCTCCAGGCGCAGGGCTGGTCAAGCCGCGTCCCCGTGCAGTTGCACGTGTGGAACTTCACCTTGCCGAAGGACAGCCATGTGGCCAGCGGCTTCGGCCTAGATCCGGGCAACATCTGGCGCTACAACAACATCAACAACGAGGAAGACCGCAACCGCGTCTGGGACCTGTACATGCAGAACTTCCGCGATCACCGCATCTCGCCCTACACCTTCTGGCGGAACTCGATCAAGACCGAGTTCACCGGCCTGAACTGGTCCGGCGGCGAGGTCGTCTCCGAGGACCCGGCCGAGGGCAAGAGCTGCCTCAAGGTGGCAGACGAGTCGACGACCGCCAACGTCGCCGCTGAGGTTGCGCGGAACATCACTATCGACCCGAACGCGCGGTACACCCTGTCCTTCGCCGCCAAGACTGCTGCGCCCGGCCAGACCTTCCAGGTCACGCTCACCAGTAACGACGCGGCCGGGAACTGGATCTCGGGTCACAACGTCGACCTTCGCTTCACCAACCCCGGCAGGTGGGAGCGGTACTCGGTGACGATTCGACCAGCCGACCGCTCACCGCTGGCCCGGAGTCTGCGTCCGACCTTCCGAGCCACCCAGTGGACGGAGGACGGCAAGCTCACCGGCACCACGTGGTTCGACGACGTCAAGTTCGTCCAGGAGGGCAGCACAACCAACCTCATCACCGACGGCGGCTTTGAGAACGCCCTGGGCGCGATGCACCCGAGCTTCGACTTCACCGCCTGGGACAAGGAAGCCCGCAAGTATCTGGATGACTACCACTTCAGCGCCTTCCGCCTGCCGCTGCAGGGAATGGGTGGCGGCACCTTCTACTCACGCAGCGCGGGCGCGATTGGTCCCTATGCTCAGGGCACGCCGGAGTACCGCCGGATCTTCAAGGAGTACTGCATGGGTCTTCAGGACCACCTGGAGCAGAACGGGTGGCTCGACAAGGCCTACCTGTACTGGTTCGACGAGCCCGATCCGAAGGACTACGACTTCGTGCGCGACGGCATGAACGAGATCAAGCTCGCGGGCCCGAAGCTGAAGCGCATGCTCACCGAGGAACCCGTCGAGCCGTTGTTCGGCTCCGTAGACCTCTGGTGCCCGGTGCTTCCGAACCACCATCCGGAGATCTGCGCCGAGCGGCAGAAGCAGGGCGAGACCATCTGGTGGTACGTCTGCACCGGACCGAAGGCACCATGGCCGACGCTGTTCATCGACCACAACGCGGTGAACCTGCGCGTGTGGCTGTGGATGACCTGGAAGTGGAATGTGCAGGGGATTCTGGTCTGGGAGAGCAACTACTGGACCAGCCCGTCGGCCTTCCCCACCACGCCGCAGAACCCCTGGGAGGACCCGATGGGCTACACCTCGGGTTACGGTCAGGAGGCGGGAACGGTTGGCTACTGGGGCAATGGTGACGGGCGGTTCCTGTACCCGGCCAACAAGAGGGCCGCGGCAGACAAGACCACGTACGTGAGCGGTCCCGTCAACTCGATCCGCTGGGAGATGCTACGCGAGGGTCTGGAGGACTTCGAGTACTTCTCGATGCTCCAGCAGCTCTCGGCCGCACGAGGCGACGCTGCTGCAAAGGCCCTGCTTGAGGTCCCGGAAGCGATCGTCAAGACGCAGACCGACTTCGCGAAGGACCCACGGATCATGTACGAGCACCGTCAGAAGCTGGCCGAGGCCATTGAGAGGCTTCAGGCGGGACGGTAA
- a CDS encoding small multi-drug export protein produces the protein MAERLWQALQGLPEWLVVAILSAAPISEVRGGIPVGICVYKMPVLSVFVLAVIAAIVSVLWVPPVYYWMAATFDKTPVLGSMFRWLTEKAEKRKKTVESFGFWAVVLFVAVPCPGFGGWTGSVLAAVCRLPYSKFLLALTLGTLAAAAIVTSLTLGGVHIFDSIQVAQ, from the coding sequence GTGGCAGAGAGACTGTGGCAAGCCCTCCAGGGCCTGCCGGAATGGCTGGTTGTCGCCATCCTATCAGCGGCGCCGATCAGCGAGGTTCGCGGCGGTATCCCGGTCGGGATATGCGTCTACAAGATGCCCGTGTTGAGCGTGTTCGTCCTTGCCGTGATCGCGGCGATCGTCTCGGTGCTCTGGGTCCCGCCGGTGTACTACTGGATGGCGGCTACCTTTGACAAAACGCCGGTGCTGGGCAGCATGTTCCGCTGGCTGACGGAGAAGGCCGAGAAGAGGAAGAAGACGGTCGAGAGCTTCGGCTTCTGGGCAGTAGTGCTCTTCGTGGCAGTTCCCTGCCCGGGATTCGGCGGGTGGACCGGAAGCGTTCTCGCGGCGGTTTGCCGCTTGCCCTACTCGAAGTTCCTGCTCGCCCTGACTCTGGGCACGCTTGCTGCAGCAGCGATTGTCACGTCCCTGACGCTGGGCGGCGTGCATATCTTCGACTCCATTCAGGTCGCACAGTAG